The genomic segment GAGCAAATTGAAGAGAAATTAAAAGTTTTAACTGAAAAATCTCACAAATTAGCAGAAGCTATGTATAAAAAAGATGGTGAGGCTGCTTCTGGAGCAGATGCAAATCAAAAAGCAAAAAAAGATGACGATGTTATCGATGCTGAGGTAGAGTAAAACTCTACCTTATGCAAACACTTATTTATATTTTTATTCTTTTTATAGTAGTATTACTCCTAATATATATCTTTTTTAAATCAAAACAAAATCATCTTTTTTCACTATTAAGTGGTACTTGTCCTAGTTGTTTAGAGACAAGAAAACTGTTTTTTGATAAAAATAGTGATAAAAATTTTACACAAGAGATAATTAAAACAACTGTTTTAAAATATCATGGTTGCTCAGGTATAAAAGATGTAGAGTTTTTATGTACAAGTTGTGGTTTAAAAGAGATACATTCAATAAATTCTCAAGTGGAGTGTAATATATGAAAAATTTAATATTTCTAAGTTTGCTTATTTTTTTAATAACAGCTTGTTCAAAAAAAGATGAAAATATAAAAACAGATAACAAACATCATCAAAACAGTCTTGAATCAAAATATGAAAAAGAGATTTTAAATGGAATGCAAATAGTTCCTTTTTCTCAAATAAAAGGTTTTTTTGATGATGATTTAAATCATGCTTTAGAAGTTTTCAAAAAAGATTGTCAAAAATCTCAAAGGTATGAAGAGTTAAAAAATGTTTGCCAAAAAGCACAGCATACAAATGATGGAGCAATGTTTTTTGTATCAAACTTTCAAGCATATAAACTTTATGATAATAACTTAAAAGATGAGGGGACGATAACAGGTTATTATGAGCCACTTTTATATGGAAGTTTGATAAAGACTCAAAGATACAAATATCCAGTTTATAAAATCCCAAAAGATTTAGTTCTTTCAACTACAACTAGCTTACAAGGTTATAAAAATATTGGAAAAAAAGTTGGTAAAAAAATTGTTCCTTATGATACAAGAGCTTCTATAGAAAATAATCAAAATAACAAAAATCTTGAACCAATAGCTTATGTAGATGATAAAATAGATCTGTTTTTTTTACAAGTTCAAGGAAGTGGAAAAATACAACTTGATTCTGGAGAGATTTTAAATATTGGATATGCTGGACAAAATGGACGAGAATATAAAAGTATTGGTAGATATTTTATTGATAATGAGATAATTTCAAAAGAGGAGATAAGTGTTCAAGCTATAAAAGAAGAGTTATTAAAAAATCCTTCAAAAATAGATGAGATTTTAAATATAAACGAGAGTTATGTTTTTTTTAAAGTTTCAAATCAAGGTGCTACGGGAGCTTTAAATACTATTTTAACTCCAAAAAGAAATATAGCAGTTGATAGAACATATATTCCTTTAGGAATGCCTGTTTTTTTAAATACACAAAATCCTATTTCTAAAGAACCTATAAATAAACTCACAATTGCAGCAGATGTTGGTGGTGCTATTAAAGGCGAAATACGCGCTGACTTTTTTTGGGGATTTGGTCCTGAGGCTTTAAACTATGCTGGAAGAATGAAGGAAAAAGGTAAGTTGTATGTTCTAAAGCCAAAATACTAAAAGAACAACAACTTAGTTTAAAATAAATAAATTTCTTAATTTTTTAGTTGATTAAACTCTATAATAAAATCAACTTCTATTCCTAAATTTGTATTTTTCATTAAAATAGGTTTTGAAATAGTTATAGAGTATAGCTCACTATTTATATTTGTAAATATATTGAATAAATCTTTTGGTTCTTTTATAATAGTATTTACACTATAAGTAAAAATTTCAACCTTATTTGCATTGTATGTTTCGATATATTTTATGATAGAGTGTTCTGGTAAAAGTATTTTCAACTGCTCGTTTATACTATCTTTGTCAAAAAGTTCATCTTGTAGATAATCTTTTGTAAATATTCCATATACAACATCTTTAAGCTCTAATTCATCTTTTGCTACAACTATTGCTTCAAAATTATTATCTTGTTTCTCATCTAGTTTTTTTGTCTCAACAATTTGATATATATTGTTTAGAGACTGTTTTAGTAAATCTAGATTTTCATTATCTTTTGATGTAACTTTTAATTCTAATACTTTATTTTTTAAAACCAACTCGTTTATCATTATATTTTGTGGAGTAGTACTAAAAATAGCTTTAATTCTATGCTCAATTTTACTATTGTTTAAAATATGATCAGGAAGTTTTTCAAGATTTATAGTTTTATTTGCTTCTATTAGATTTAAGTTTATTGCAATTTTTCTAAAATCTATCATATTGTAAATTTTGTATCCACCATAAAATATCATAGCAAATAGAATAAATACAAAAATATATCTAGAATCCTTTTTTTTCTTCTTTTTTCTTGGAACTACAAAACTTTTTAAAACATTTTGATTTCGTGATAAGCTAAAAAGTTCATCATGAATATCAACGCTATAATCATCTATTTTTAACATCAATTCAAGACTTAGATTTGTTAATTGCTCTTTTGTAAGATTTCTTAGGGCAAATAAAAAAGATATTTTTTGTATAAAAATCTCTTTTTGAGACTCATGAAATTTTTTTAATATTTTTTGTAAAAGTTCACTTAATTCAAGGTAATAAAGCTCATCAAAAAGTTTTTGACCCTCCAAATTATCTTCATAAAAATGTGTTCTTTTTACAGCATCAAAAGTTAGTAAATCTACAACTTCATTGTAAACTATTTTACTATTTTTATCTACTATTAAAATATAAGCTCGGTCGTTGTATATAAAGAATAAAAGTTCATTTTTTGAGCTTTGTTTTTGAATATGAGCATTCATTATATGAAAAGCTGAATATATATAATCAATTCCAGTTTTTCCAAAATAGTTTTGTGTTTCAAATAGTGTTGTTTTTAGTACAACAATATCGTAAGCATCATTGAAATTTATAATTTCACAATCTTTTACTTTTGGCGATATTGATTTTGGGATTAATTTTGTAGTATCACTTAAAAGTAGAGTTGATATATAGCTTAAATCATTTTCATTTTGTAGATTATTTAATTTTTGGACAATATTATCGGGTAGAATATCTCCATCTAGTAGAAATGTTGAGTTGTCTTCACTTATTTCTTTGTTATTTATATATTTTTTATACTCAACTTTTAGGTTGTTGTTTTGTTTTACAACATTTATAAACATAGTCTCTTTTTTAAACATTTTTTTTCCTAATTTATATTAAAGAGTATTGCAACATCTTTGTTTTTATTAAAGATTTTGCATCTTCTAGTTCCATATCTTTTACACTAAAAGGTTCGCTTATGTAAAAATCTATTTTACCAAAAGGTTTTGGTAATACAAATTTATCCCATGATTTAAACTGCCAATATTTAGAAGGTATGGCATTAAAACATCTAATATTTTTTCCACTTTTTTGTGAAATTATTACAACTCCATCTGCAATGCTATATCTAGGACCTCTTGGACCATCAGGAGTAATTGCAACATCATTTCCAGCTTTTAACTCTTTTAATGCTCTTATTAAAACTTTTGAAGCACCATGTGAGCTAGAACCACGAATTGAGCCACAATTAAAAAGTTCTGCTGTTTTTGCAATAATTTCTCCATCTCTATTTTCACTTATCATGGCTTTTACAACCCAACCTTTTCTAAAGTGATGATAGTTAAATATTTGTGAAAGTAAATCACCATGCCACATACATAAAAGAAAAGTTTCTTTGTCATCTTTTGGATGGTGATAAACTTTCTTATTTGTTGCATAGATAAATTTTGCTATTAAATATAACAAATATGGAGCATACTTTTTTTTGATTGACTTCCACATTACTCTACAATTTCGCCTTTTAATGAAGTTCTTGTTGCACTTGTAATTTTTACATTTACAAATTTTCCTAGTAATTCATCGCTTCCTTTTGTAAATACCAAAAAGTAATTATCTGTATATCCACTTACTTCACCATTTGGTTTTAAGCTCTCAACTAAAACATTTACAGTTTTTCCAATCATATCAGGCATTGATTTTTCTAAATGTCTTTTATGAAGTTCAATTAGTTCATCAAGTCTTGCACTTCCAATGCTATCATCTAGTTCTTGTTCTTTTAGTTCAAGTGCTTTTGTATTTGGTCTAGGAGAGTATTTAAAGTTAAAAATTTGATCAAACTTTACTTGATTTACAACATCTAAAGTATCTAAAAAGTCTTCATTTGTTTCCCCTGGAAATGCTACGATAATATCTGTTGTAATTCTTAAATCAGGAATTAACTCTCGCATTTTAAAAGCACGATTTAAAAACCACTCTTTTGTATATCCTCTTTTCATTGCTTTTAAAATCTTTGTAGAACCACTTTGCAATGGCATATGAATACATTTCGAGATTTTTGGATTTCTTGCAAACTCCTCTATAAAATCATCATCCATATGAAGTGGATGAGGAGATGTGAATCTAATACGTTGCAAACCATCT from the Aliarcobacter cryaerophilus ATCC 43158 genome contains:
- the mltA gene encoding murein transglycosylase A; amino-acid sequence: MKNLIFLSLLIFLITACSKKDENIKTDNKHHQNSLESKYEKEILNGMQIVPFSQIKGFFDDDLNHALEVFKKDCQKSQRYEELKNVCQKAQHTNDGAMFFVSNFQAYKLYDNNLKDEGTITGYYEPLLYGSLIKTQRYKYPVYKIPKDLVLSTTTSLQGYKNIGKKVGKKIVPYDTRASIENNQNNKNLEPIAYVDDKIDLFFLQVQGSGKIQLDSGEILNIGYAGQNGREYKSIGRYFIDNEIISKEEISVQAIKEELLKNPSKIDEILNINESYVFFKVSNQGATGALNTILTPKRNIAVDRTYIPLGMPVFLNTQNPISKEPINKLTIAADVGGAIKGEIRADFFWGFGPEALNYAGRMKEKGKLYVLKPKY
- a CDS encoding lysophospholipid acyltransferase family protein, with translation MWKSIKKKYAPYLLYLIAKFIYATNKKVYHHPKDDKETFLLCMWHGDLLSQIFNYHHFRKGWVVKAMISENRDGEIIAKTAELFNCGSIRGSSSHGASKVLIRALKELKAGNDVAITPDGPRGPRYSIADGVVIISQKSGKNIRCFNAIPSKYWQFKSWDKFVLPKPFGKIDFYISEPFSVKDMELEDAKSLIKTKMLQYSLI